Proteins encoded by one window of Paenibacillus sp. DCT19:
- a CDS encoding TetR/AcrR family transcriptional regulator, with protein MTLDRIKEASLLLFSKHGFEGTSLHEIATQVGIKKPSLYTYFSSKDELYLDLLNDALQTELGYARQLLERRHGHEGSLQEVLLRYLSHYMERYEQESSVAFIIRTCLYPPQHLRAQIHERRTYYMQSLDQLLFTLFENERSGSLPVPSSAVEISIAFFRVYLQGLWVELLRSGREYAYARLQTTWPAVSNTL; from the coding sequence ATGACGTTAGATCGAATTAAAGAAGCTTCCCTGCTGTTATTTTCCAAGCATGGCTTCGAGGGCACTTCTTTGCATGAAATTGCGACTCAGGTGGGTATTAAGAAACCCTCACTTTATACTTATTTTTCAAGTAAAGACGAACTATATCTTGATCTTCTGAATGATGCACTCCAAACCGAATTAGGCTATGCCCGTCAGTTGCTGGAACGTAGACATGGACATGAAGGGTCACTACAAGAGGTATTACTTCGTTACTTGTCCCACTATATGGAACGGTATGAGCAGGAATCAAGCGTTGCTTTTATCATCCGAACATGCCTCTATCCGCCGCAACATCTGCGGGCTCAAATCCATGAACGGCGCACCTATTATATGCAATCGCTAGATCAGCTATTGTTTACTCTGTTCGAAAACGAAAGATCGGGTTCTTTACCCGTACCTTCTTCAGCCGTAGAGATCTCCATAGCCTTCTTCAGGGTATATCTGCAAGGGTTGTGGGTTGAATTACTGCGTAGCGGTAGGGAGTATGCCTACGCCAGACTGCAAACGACATGGCCTGCTGTCTCAAATACCTTGTGA
- a CDS encoding amidohydrolase family protein, whose translation MKHNMNTAYALKNVNLIHGDANRNLQKNMTLLVNEHGLIQDIGQDHELPIPSHYTTMDLSGKYVMPGLINAHVHLFADGKPFSLSVSEGMLQFAYDRILNTTFGRRMLKKRMKRNALTALHAGVTTMRSVGEFFYTDVQLRDEINNGEFVGPNLLVSGFFLSVTGGHGAPYLALVGDSPWEARRNVRINVKHGVDLIKICVTGGVTDAKMVGEAGRLQMTVEEVAAICDEAHKIGMRVAAHVESTEGVRVALQGGVDTIEHGAEMDDEIIRLYQNNPNALDGYTALIPTLQAGYPSASLDTSVTKVSQTVKENSRLVYDSMLQSMRQAVQNNITVGIGTDAAMPFVTHYDMWREMDHYMRQTHLSNKHVIDMVTRTNAKILGIDAVTGTLDIGKQADLIVLEQNPLEQIEALSDISMVMVKGNLIDKPSLTRIPEVDAVLDSVW comes from the coding sequence ATGAAACACAACATGAACACCGCTTATGCATTGAAAAACGTCAATCTGATCCACGGAGATGCGAACCGTAATCTGCAAAAAAATATGACCCTTCTTGTCAATGAGCACGGACTAATTCAGGATATTGGTCAAGATCACGAGCTACCAATCCCAAGCCACTACACTACAATGGATCTCTCAGGAAAATATGTGATGCCAGGGCTCATTAACGCACATGTGCATCTGTTTGCCGATGGGAAGCCGTTCAGTCTCTCGGTTAGTGAGGGGATGCTGCAGTTTGCCTATGATCGGATACTGAATACCACATTCGGTAGACGTATGTTGAAAAAAAGAATGAAACGCAACGCTCTCACCGCACTTCATGCGGGGGTAACGACAATGCGCAGTGTGGGAGAATTCTTTTACACCGATGTTCAGCTTCGGGATGAAATTAATAACGGTGAATTTGTAGGCCCTAACCTACTTGTCTCGGGGTTCTTTTTGAGTGTGACGGGTGGGCATGGTGCTCCTTACCTGGCACTGGTGGGCGACTCGCCTTGGGAGGCACGAAGAAATGTACGAATTAATGTGAAGCACGGCGTCGATCTGATCAAAATCTGCGTCACAGGTGGTGTGACAGATGCCAAGATGGTTGGGGAGGCTGGTCGTCTACAGATGACGGTGGAAGAAGTTGCGGCGATCTGCGATGAAGCACACAAGATTGGTATGCGAGTTGCAGCCCATGTGGAAAGCACAGAAGGAGTTCGAGTTGCGTTGCAAGGTGGCGTCGATACGATTGAACATGGCGCAGAGATGGACGATGAGATTATTCGTTTGTACCAAAATAACCCTAATGCTCTGGATGGTTACACCGCACTGATTCCAACTTTGCAAGCCGGTTACCCCTCCGCTTCATTGGATACAAGTGTGACCAAGGTTAGTCAAACGGTGAAGGAGAATTCCAGATTGGTCTATGATTCCATGCTCCAAAGTATGAGACAAGCAGTTCAGAACAACATCACGGTTGGGATTGGCACGGATGCCGCAATGCCTTTCGTGACTCATTATGATATGTGGAGAGAGATGGATCATTATATGAGACAGACCCACCTGAGCAACAAGCACGTTATTGACATGGTGACCCGTACAAATGCAAAAATTCTAGGCATTGACGCCGTTACAGGTACGCTGGACATTGGCAAACAGGCTGATCTGATTGTGCTTGAACAGAATCCGTTAGAACAGATTGAAGCCTTGTCAGACATCTCGATGGTTATGGTCAAAGGCAATCTCATTGATAAACCATCCTTGACGAGAATTCCAGAAGTTGACGCTGTTCTAGACTCTGTTTGGTGA
- a CDS encoding urea amidolyase associated protein UAAP2 yields the protein MTTQAFVPTLSTLEPAKAIYDQVIPAGDGWIHDLAAGQVLRIIDLEGNQAVDTLFYATEDPSDHYSAIQTITRQQNLYLTTGSVLVAESGRELLKITADSCGRHDTIGGACSAQSNTVRYSHDTLHMHNCRDTFMLMLSTRSEFSKRDLAPNVNFFMNVPVTPEGKLTFADGVSGPGRYVELVALAPVTVLISNCPQLNNPCNAYNPTPAQVLIWDTEGSESHV from the coding sequence ATGACGACACAAGCATTCGTACCTACCCTTAGTACATTGGAACCGGCGAAGGCAATCTATGATCAAGTCATCCCTGCCGGGGATGGATGGATTCATGACCTTGCGGCAGGTCAAGTCCTTCGCATCATTGATCTGGAAGGGAATCAGGCGGTGGATACACTTTTCTACGCTACGGAAGATCCAAGCGATCACTATAGTGCAATTCAAACAATCACTAGACAGCAGAACCTGTATCTGACAACGGGGTCGGTACTGGTTGCTGAATCTGGGCGGGAGCTGCTGAAGATCACTGCGGACTCCTGCGGCAGACACGATACGATCGGTGGAGCTTGTTCGGCACAGAGTAACACCGTTCGTTATTCCCACGACACACTGCATATGCATAATTGCCGAGATACGTTCATGCTGATGCTCTCCACACGCTCGGAATTCTCCAAACGGGATCTTGCGCCTAATGTCAACTTTTTCATGAATGTACCGGTCACGCCTGAGGGTAAGCTTACGTTCGCAGATGGTGTGTCTGGTCCAGGGCGGTACGTAGAGTTGGTTGCTCTGGCTCCTGTTACTGTATTAATTAGCAATTGTCCGCAGCTTAACAACCCATGTAATGCCTATAATCCAACACCTGCACAGGTGCTGATCTGGGATACGGAAGGGAGCGAATCACATGTTTAA
- a CDS encoding ABC-2 family transporter protein, which yields MVREISLFVNQRTNGISRDFLLAVIAQIINYTGDYIIIWLFLRKFDTLAGWSWPEIALLYSLGLFTYALGASFSFVQMRELESQVKNGTFDSILIKPVNPYLYIVCRGFNLGYLAHVAISGSVLLWALFKLNLSLSWVEVVYLILCIIGGAMIQAGFMSVIGAVSFVWVKTNFLFTLFFKFKEFVSYPLPVFGTFIQVLLTFVIPFAFINFYPAAFLLTKETALLSSWTMWLVPIMGPLCYFLGYRIWMSSVNRYQGAGG from the coding sequence ATTGTTCGGGAAATTAGTCTATTTGTTAACCAAAGAACGAATGGAATATCGCGGGACTTCCTGCTTGCCGTAATTGCGCAAATCATCAACTATACTGGCGATTATATTATTATTTGGCTGTTCCTACGTAAATTCGATACATTGGCAGGTTGGTCTTGGCCTGAAATTGCGCTCTTATATAGTCTGGGGCTGTTCACTTACGCACTCGGCGCGTCGTTTTCATTTGTACAAATGCGTGAGCTGGAGAGTCAGGTCAAGAATGGGACGTTTGATTCAATCCTGATTAAACCTGTGAATCCGTATCTTTACATCGTATGCCGAGGGTTTAACCTGGGCTACCTTGCGCATGTGGCGATCTCGGGATCAGTGTTGCTGTGGGCGCTGTTTAAGTTAAACTTGAGCCTGAGTTGGGTGGAAGTGGTGTACCTGATCCTCTGCATTATTGGCGGTGCCATGATTCAGGCGGGCTTTATGTCCGTGATCGGGGCTGTATCCTTTGTATGGGTCAAAACAAACTTCCTGTTCACCTTATTTTTCAAATTTAAGGAGTTCGTATCGTACCCACTTCCGGTATTCGGTACCTTCATCCAAGTGCTGTTAACGTTTGTCATTCCTTTTGCATTTATCAATTTCTATCCGGCTGCATTTCTGCTGACGAAGGAGACCGCGCTTCTATCGTCGTGGACGATGTGGCTTGTACCTATAATGGGCCCGCTATGTTATTTCCTTGGTTATCGGATATGGATGTCGAGTGTGAATAGGTATCAAGGTGCGGGTGGGTAG
- the atzF gene encoding allophanate hydrolase: MTRQSVPEQLTVDNLQKAYRHRHFTPQHVIEAIIYRAEHTQEKNIWILPPSLTQIQPYLDQLEQMNPEDCPLWGIPFAIKDNIEVASWPVTAACPEFAYVPDRHATVVERLIAAGAIPVGKCNLDQFATGLVGTRSPYGDTHNALRSELISGGSSSGSAVAVASGQAAFALGTDTAGSGRVPAALNHLIGYKPAVGAWPSTGVIPACRSIDCVTVFTHQLVDAQRVDDVVRGLEQEDPYSIHRPLKRGQLPKVFLLPDHPLEFYGPYATAYEEAWNRKKQAIAASGVAVKEVDITLLQEAAALLYEGPLVAERWSDLDEFVETHEAAIFPVTKTVLSSGKKETFTASALFKAQHRLAAIRRHAAMVLEDAVLVLPTCGGTWTREQVMANPIETNSKMGLYTNHCNLLDLSAIAVPAGWAEEGVPFGVTLFTRPDEEANLIPASELLIQQEDVITVAVCGLHMRGMPLEPQMTGLGAVFREETSTAPVYEMYKLPTIPAKPGLVRVSNGGSSILVELWDMPRASFGSFTASIPAPLGIGKVQLIDGRTVSGFVCEAYAGEGAENISPSGGWRRWSEVAVES; encoded by the coding sequence ATGACTAGGCAATCGGTGCCGGAGCAATTAACCGTAGATAATCTGCAAAAGGCATATCGTCATCGGCATTTTACACCGCAGCATGTAATTGAAGCCATTATTTATAGAGCAGAGCATACGCAGGAGAAAAATATTTGGATTTTGCCACCATCACTAACACAAATTCAGCCTTACCTTGATCAACTGGAACAGATGAATCCGGAGGATTGTCCGTTATGGGGCATCCCGTTTGCGATCAAAGATAACATTGAGGTAGCTTCTTGGCCGGTGACGGCAGCTTGCCCTGAATTCGCTTATGTTCCAGATCGGCATGCGACGGTTGTAGAGCGTTTAATTGCTGCTGGTGCAATCCCAGTTGGCAAATGCAACCTGGATCAGTTCGCTACAGGACTGGTCGGTACTCGAAGTCCATATGGGGATACTCATAATGCGCTGCGTTCGGAGCTAATTAGTGGCGGGTCAAGTTCAGGGTCTGCAGTAGCTGTAGCTTCTGGTCAGGCGGCCTTTGCTCTTGGAACGGATACGGCAGGATCTGGTCGTGTGCCCGCAGCATTAAATCATCTCATCGGATATAAGCCAGCAGTCGGTGCGTGGCCTTCGACGGGGGTTATTCCGGCCTGTCGCAGCATTGATTGTGTGACCGTATTTACCCACCAACTGGTCGATGCCCAGCGAGTGGACGATGTTGTGCGAGGGTTGGAGCAAGAAGATCCGTACTCTATACATCGTCCGTTGAAGCGAGGGCAGTTGCCAAAGGTATTTTTGCTCCCTGACCATCCGCTTGAGTTCTATGGGCCTTATGCCACAGCATACGAAGAAGCATGGAATAGGAAGAAACAAGCTATTGCAGCTTCCGGCGTAGCCGTGAAGGAGGTTGATATTACGTTGCTTCAGGAAGCGGCGGCGCTTCTATACGAAGGTCCTCTGGTTGCTGAGCGCTGGTCTGACCTAGATGAATTTGTGGAAACACATGAGGCAGCAATCTTTCCTGTAACGAAGACGGTTCTCTCATCTGGTAAAAAAGAAACTTTCACTGCCTCGGCCTTATTCAAGGCTCAGCATCGATTGGCGGCAATTCGGCGGCACGCTGCAATGGTGCTTGAGGATGCTGTGCTGGTGCTGCCGACGTGTGGAGGAACTTGGACGCGGGAGCAGGTGATGGCGAATCCGATTGAGACCAATAGCAAGATGGGCTTATATACGAACCATTGTAATTTGCTTGATCTCAGTGCAATCGCTGTTCCCGCAGGCTGGGCAGAGGAAGGGGTTCCTTTTGGCGTGACTCTGTTCACACGTCCAGATGAAGAAGCGAATCTGATCCCGGCATCCGAATTACTAATCCAGCAGGAGGATGTCATTACGGTGGCGGTATGTGGACTGCATATGCGCGGCATGCCGTTAGAACCTCAGATGACTGGTTTAGGCGCTGTATTTCGGGAGGAGACTTCAACAGCTCCCGTATATGAAATGTATAAGCTTCCGACGATCCCGGCCAAACCGGGTCTGGTGCGAGTATCCAATGGCGGTTCATCCATTCTGGTTGAACTGTGGGATATGCCACGCGCTTCATTTGGATCATTCACAGCATCGATTCCTGCTCCCCTTGGCATTGGCAAAGTGCAGTTGATCGATGGGCGTACCGTAAGTGGATTCGTATGTGAAGCCTATGCCGGAGAAGGGGCAGAGAACATTAGTCCATCCGGTGGATGGAGAAGATGGAGCGAGGTAGCGGTTGAATCTTGA
- a CDS encoding ATP-binding cassette domain-containing protein: MSIIDVSGITKVYRQYKRFPGLIGSLRSLVTRQYTEEVAVRNISFSIEEGEAVGYLGPNGAGKSTMIKMMTGILVPTSGQLSVLGSIPHENRQHNSQHIGVVFGQRSQLWWDLPVRDSFDLHKYIYKLSDDTYHRNLTMYSELLSLSSFIEKPVRQLSLGQRMRVEIAMALLHDPRILFLDEPTIGLDVMAKEQIREFLRMINKEKKVSIVLTTHDMKDIEEICRRMIVVNKGNMVYDGSVEQLRRTLGDQRQVIIDFREEPGAIEIPGMQLMKNEGLRKTYLFEKSDRTVFDCVNQIAREHAVEDASIESVDIDSVIRKLYKKLEEEDRANASERRA, encoded by the coding sequence ATGAGTATTATTGATGTAAGCGGTATCACGAAAGTGTATCGGCAATACAAGCGATTCCCTGGACTGATCGGTTCCTTGAGAAGCTTGGTCACTAGGCAATATACGGAAGAGGTAGCTGTACGCAATATCTCATTTTCAATCGAGGAAGGAGAAGCAGTAGGATATCTAGGGCCAAACGGTGCGGGTAAATCGACCATGATCAAGATGATGACGGGTATATTGGTTCCGACTTCAGGGCAATTGAGCGTGCTGGGGTCGATCCCGCATGAGAACAGACAGCATAATTCGCAGCATATCGGTGTTGTGTTTGGACAACGAAGTCAGTTGTGGTGGGATCTTCCCGTTCGGGATTCTTTCGATCTTCATAAATACATATACAAGCTATCAGACGATACGTATCACCGAAATCTCACCATGTATTCCGAACTTCTATCGTTATCCTCATTTATCGAGAAGCCAGTCCGGCAATTAAGTTTGGGGCAGAGAATGCGGGTGGAGATCGCAATGGCTCTATTACATGATCCTAGAATTTTATTCTTGGACGAACCGACAATAGGTCTAGATGTCATGGCCAAAGAACAGATCCGAGAATTTCTAAGAATGATTAATAAGGAGAAAAAAGTCTCCATCGTACTGACGACACATGACATGAAGGATATCGAAGAGATCTGTCGCCGGATGATTGTTGTGAACAAAGGCAATATGGTGTACGACGGATCTGTGGAACAACTACGAAGAACGCTTGGTGACCAGCGTCAGGTGATCATTGACTTCCGGGAAGAGCCTGGAGCAATCGAAATTCCCGGCATGCAACTAATGAAGAACGAGGGATTAAGGAAAACGTATTTGTTTGAAAAAAGCGACAGAACGGTATTTGATTGCGTGAATCAGATCGCACGTGAACATGCCGTTGAAGATGCCTCGATTGAAAGCGTTGATATCGATTCAGTCATTCGAAAGCTGTATAAGAAGCTGGAGGAAGAAGATCGAGCGAATGCGAGTGAGAGGAGAGCCTAA
- a CDS encoding APC family permease translates to MSDKLTLKRELSLTHVVTMGLSWMSPMIFFTSFGVLHEGSGGMLLAAYVLAFIAILFTALSYGQMARAFPVSGSAYTYTTKSMNPFIGFLVGWAILLDYLFSCIIAVLMFGINLHAQFTSVPASVWIVLCTLVVMIINIIGIKTSANVSKIFVLMQILFIAGFCALLVYRAFQGGITAGWNPLAVQEGVSFSTILAGASLVCFSFLGFDSITTMTEETKQPKKTIPRAILIIVLMAGLMYFVTAFLIQQMYPSFTSGNVDSAGFELMQVIGGPLLASIFTFVIIFSVLAQGMSSMTTVTRLMFVMGRTSLLPRMFASIHPKYRTPTFNIILMSIISLSAMFISLETAIKFVNFGALTAFLFVNLSVISHYIIREKQRSPKDLFVRLVCPLIGAGFVFYLIMLLDLSSLLLGAGWLIAGLIYYVIKKVKPATVNMAKVDEAV, encoded by the coding sequence ATGTCAGATAAACTAACTTTGAAGAGAGAACTCTCTCTAACTCACGTCGTGACCATGGGGCTATCTTGGATGTCACCAATGATCTTTTTCACAAGTTTCGGTGTGTTACATGAAGGATCTGGGGGCATGCTGTTAGCCGCATATGTACTCGCATTTATCGCGATCTTATTCACTGCATTGAGCTATGGTCAGATGGCTCGTGCGTTCCCCGTATCTGGATCAGCCTACACGTACACGACTAAATCCATGAATCCATTTATCGGTTTCCTGGTGGGGTGGGCGATCCTGCTCGATTACCTTTTCTCATGCATCATTGCTGTGCTCATGTTCGGTATTAATCTACATGCACAATTCACCTCGGTGCCTGCCTCTGTCTGGATTGTGTTGTGCACACTTGTAGTCATGATCATCAATATTATCGGGATCAAGACATCAGCCAATGTTAGTAAAATTTTTGTGTTGATGCAGATTTTGTTCATCGCTGGTTTTTGCGCTCTATTGGTGTACCGAGCGTTTCAAGGCGGGATCACCGCAGGCTGGAACCCTTTGGCTGTTCAGGAGGGAGTGTCATTCTCTACGATTCTTGCCGGAGCTTCCCTCGTTTGCTTCTCATTCCTTGGCTTCGACTCCATTACAACGATGACTGAAGAGACCAAGCAACCCAAAAAGACGATTCCACGTGCTATCCTTATTATCGTGTTGATGGCAGGCTTGATGTACTTTGTTACCGCATTTCTGATTCAGCAAATGTACCCTTCGTTTACGTCCGGCAATGTGGACTCCGCAGGATTTGAACTCATGCAAGTTATTGGTGGTCCTTTGCTAGCCTCCATCTTTACGTTTGTCATTATTTTCTCCGTTCTTGCTCAGGGCATGTCTTCCATGACTACTGTTACCCGTCTGATGTTTGTGATGGGAAGAACCTCTTTGCTCCCGCGTATGTTTGCATCCATTCATCCAAAATATCGTACACCAACTTTCAACATTATTCTGATGAGTATTATTTCGTTATCTGCCATGTTCATCAGCCTTGAAACAGCCATTAAATTCGTTAATTTTGGCGCATTAACCGCCTTTCTGTTTGTCAATTTATCCGTGATTTCGCACTATATTATTCGTGAAAAGCAGCGCTCGCCAAAGGACTTGTTCGTCCGACTGGTATGTCCACTGATCGGTGCAGGATTTGTATTTTATCTCATCATGTTACTGGATCTATCTTCGTTGCTGCTTGGCGCTGGATGGCTCATTGCAGGATTAATTTATTATGTCATCAAAAAAGTAAAGCCAGCAACAGTGAACATGGCAAAGGTGGATGAAGCTGTATAA
- a CDS encoding ABC-2 family transporter protein, producing the protein MKTYIMFGVKTFSNQLSYRSEVWLRLLGNFVAILILTEIWKAVLGNGTIEGIGVEQMITYSIINTLLAALLLTGISSKVDNSLKTGSIASELIKPMSYPLHLLSEGLGNSVYQLLFTSIPSLLIAWVFFGFLPPASATHLLLFLIALLLALAISFLLGYLISLLAFWLMNHFALNWMLGGLITIFSGSFLPLWFFPDSWVTVTKILPFLYLGYLPAAVYLGAIPLQEISMLILTGLAWIAGLTILVCWLWNRAIKRLVVQGG; encoded by the coding sequence TTGAAAACGTACATTATGTTCGGGGTAAAAACATTCTCCAATCAACTTTCGTATCGTTCTGAAGTATGGTTAAGATTGTTAGGGAATTTCGTTGCTATTCTGATTCTGACTGAAATATGGAAGGCCGTATTAGGGAATGGAACCATTGAAGGCATCGGTGTAGAGCAGATGATTACATATAGCATTATCAACACACTTCTGGCGGCCTTACTGCTAACTGGCATTAGTTCCAAGGTAGATAACAGTCTCAAAACAGGCTCCATAGCTTCTGAACTGATCAAACCGATGTCTTATCCGCTTCACCTATTATCAGAAGGACTGGGAAATTCGGTGTACCAGTTGCTCTTCACCTCCATTCCTTCATTACTCATTGCATGGGTGTTTTTCGGTTTTCTTCCGCCAGCTTCTGCGACCCATCTGTTATTATTCTTGATTGCGTTGCTATTGGCCTTGGCGATCTCTTTCTTGTTAGGGTATCTCATATCTTTACTGGCATTCTGGCTAATGAATCATTTTGCACTGAACTGGATGTTGGGCGGTCTTATTACCATCTTCTCGGGTTCTTTTTTACCCTTGTGGTTCTTTCCGGATTCGTGGGTGACCGTGACCAAGATACTACCCTTCTTATATTTGGGATATCTTCCTGCTGCAGTTTATTTGGGAGCAATCCCACTTCAAGAAATATCGATGTTGATTCTTACAGGTCTGGCATGGATTGCTGGACTTACGATCCTCGTGTGCTGGTTATGGAATAGAGCGATCAAACGTCTGGTTGTACAAGGTGGATAA
- a CDS encoding urea amidolyase associated protein UAAP1, with the protein MTSIRIQAGGKWSGYISRGKNIRMTATMDRANLTTLLFHASDPTERYNMPDSLKAQHTAYLTAGHVLMSDQGRVLASITDDTTGWHDTLSGYTTRQSTDHQYGLTSYQNERNAWYRSGYENLIVEMYRHQLTPRDLGTPINFFSKVICELDGTMRYEQQPTAGTSVTLRTEMDLLLVVSNTPNPLDPETSYPDSAIELTFSEAEPVTLDDRCVVHCDENRRAFENTWQAYALLKGAH; encoded by the coding sequence ATGACTTCAATTCGCATCCAAGCAGGTGGCAAGTGGTCTGGTTACATTAGCCGGGGGAAGAACATTCGAATGACAGCAACAATGGATCGAGCCAATCTGACCACCCTTCTGTTCCACGCTTCAGATCCTACTGAGCGTTATAACATGCCGGACTCGCTGAAAGCTCAACATACAGCTTACTTGACAGCAGGTCATGTGTTAATGAGTGATCAAGGGCGCGTTCTTGCCTCCATCACAGATGATACGACAGGCTGGCATGACACCTTGTCTGGTTACACTACTCGTCAAAGTACCGATCACCAATATGGACTCACCTCGTATCAGAATGAACGTAATGCTTGGTACCGCAGCGGCTACGAAAATCTGATCGTGGAGATGTATCGACACCAGCTAACGCCTCGTGATCTGGGTACACCGATTAACTTTTTCTCCAAAGTGATCTGTGAACTCGATGGTACGATGCGATATGAGCAGCAACCTACAGCGGGCACATCCGTAACGCTCCGAACAGAAATGGACCTCCTTCTCGTTGTATCCAACACGCCTAATCCACTAGACCCTGAAACAAGTTATCCTGATTCCGCCATTGAACTGACATTTAGCGAAGCTGAACCTGTGACATTAGATGATCGCTGCGTTGTGCACTGCGATGAGAACCGAAGAGCTTTTGAAAATACCTGGCAAGCATACGCGTTATTGAAGGGAGCTCATTAA
- a CDS encoding DUF1837 domain-containing protein codes for MLNDFNPYIDDNFLDLFYHEIKSFELDGLNTKVNLHTLKIENNTFVYSELVDKLFDCIVTYCLSRKELEVYKNNKGIYVKAIQKLRKWENNDGELGEVLLYCFLESHLRAPKIFTKMELKTSPNDYVKGSDGVHILQIDHNKYQLIFGESKLEKSLQRALYDAFGSINDFLNRGTNNIRDEIKLLNTHLERESISPNLYEILKKIIFPSAREEEIFKDNAFGIFVGFEVSIDEESRKLSNSEFRKLVRSKIKSEVESQYGYIQKKIKEYNLHGISFYVYAFPFVGISDTRKRIIKNLMEANNDF; via the coding sequence TTGCTAAATGATTTCAATCCTTATATTGATGATAACTTCTTAGACTTATTCTATCATGAAATTAAAAGTTTCGAATTGGACGGCTTGAATACCAAAGTGAATCTTCATACTCTGAAAATTGAAAATAATACTTTTGTTTATTCAGAACTAGTGGACAAATTGTTTGATTGTATTGTGACATATTGCTTATCTAGAAAGGAACTAGAAGTATATAAAAATAATAAAGGTATATACGTTAAAGCAATTCAGAAATTGCGTAAATGGGAAAATAATGACGGCGAGTTAGGAGAAGTTTTGCTTTACTGTTTCTTGGAGTCCCATCTACGTGCTCCGAAAATATTTACAAAAATGGAGCTAAAAACGTCCCCTAATGACTATGTAAAAGGATCTGATGGAGTTCATATTTTACAAATAGATCATAATAAATATCAATTGATCTTTGGCGAATCTAAACTTGAAAAATCCCTACAAAGAGCACTGTATGATGCATTTGGTTCCATAAATGATTTTCTGAATAGAGGCACAAATAATATTCGTGATGAAATAAAATTACTAAATACACATTTGGAAAGAGAGAGTATCTCACCAAATTTATATGAAATTTTAAAAAAGATCATATTCCCAAGTGCTAGAGAAGAAGAAATATTTAAGGATAATGCTTTTGGCATATTTGTGGGATTCGAGGTTTCTATTGATGAAGAGTCCCGAAAATTAAGTAATTCAGAATTTAGAAAGTTGGTACGTTCAAAAATAAAATCTGAGGTAGAAAGTCAATATGGATATATACAAAAGAAAATTAAGGAGTATAACTTACATGGGATATCGTTTTATGTTTATGCGTTCCCATTTGTCGGAATAAGCGATACTAGAAAGAGAATTATAAAAAACTTAATGGAGGCCAACAATGATTTTTGA
- a CDS encoding TetR/AcrR family transcriptional regulator, whose amino-acid sequence MVQAKKDEVRKEIEYAALKVFFEKGYVDAKMSDIANEINISVGNIYTYFKNKKDLFYAVVPPDLVDYLKKVLVETIHFDNQTLFEETDSARKSALLQEQVDVLRKYRNQIVIIFEKNKGTIYTNAKNELVELMIETKKAYLKNQYKRYEIGTEENLILLEILAHNVIDMNLDLLKREMSEDSRKQIFEALYVYRLYGMKSLNE is encoded by the coding sequence ATGGTGCAAGCCAAGAAAGACGAAGTTAGGAAAGAGATTGAATACGCGGCGCTCAAAGTTTTCTTTGAGAAAGGCTATGTGGATGCCAAAATGAGCGATATTGCGAATGAGATTAACATTTCCGTGGGTAATATCTATACCTATTTTAAGAATAAGAAGGATCTATTCTATGCAGTTGTGCCGCCAGATCTGGTAGATTATCTGAAGAAAGTGCTGGTGGAGACGATTCACTTTGATAACCAAACCTTGTTCGAAGAAACGGATAGCGCGCGTAAGTCTGCACTGTTGCAGGAACAAGTGGATGTGTTACGGAAGTATCGGAATCAGATCGTTATTATCTTTGAGAAAAATAAAGGCACCATCTACACCAACGCCAAGAATGAACTTGTTGAGCTAATGATCGAGACCAAGAAGGCTTATCTCAAGAATCAATATAAACGGTATGAGATTGGCACCGAAGAAAACTTAATCTTGCTCGAGATTCTCGCCCACAACGTGATCGACATGAACCTGGACTTGTTAAAACGCGAGATGAGTGAGGACAGCCGCAAACAGATATTTGAAGCGTTGTATGTATACAGACTCTACGGGATGAAGAGCTTGAACGAATAA